A stretch of the Aspergillus puulaauensis MK2 DNA, chromosome 6, nearly complete sequence genome encodes the following:
- the aof2 gene encoding putative lysine-specific histone demethylase Aof2 (COG:B;~EggNog:ENOG410PH3T;~InterPro:IPR036910,IPR036188,IPR036388,IPR002937, IPR009071,IPR007526,IPR009057;~PFAM:PF13450,PF04433;~go_function: GO:0005515 - protein binding [Evidence IEA];~go_function: GO:0016491 - oxidoreductase activity [Evidence IEA];~go_process: GO:0055114 - oxidation-reduction process [Evidence IEA]), with amino-acid sequence MTDGTASLAARPPAGYSSQAGVFRQYIPSNSISSNGYPSKQPLPLQPNGVQFEYGMTNPYSSQNHVLAAGPQKSRNVPNGINSGNKNMDYLTYELVTETNASTPNDSTTTSFPSASSNGKSTPPSTIVNFNSATASIGPIPSDESSDYSKYRPRSSIPSRLPAPIYAQQCVVAAYSSRLNPYALHRKEQEALQDYLCHLHVTVYLNIRNGILRLWTRNPMVSVTKEEALGCAKDYRWMNLASFAYEWLVRNGYINFGCVEIPPALVPPKKGRRREGPVIVIIGAGMAGLGCARQLEGFFNHYHDIYSSPRVILLEGRRRIGGRIYSHPLRSLQSSTLPAGLVPKAEMGAQIVVGFEHGNPLDQIIRGQLALSYHLLRDLSTIYDVDGSPVDEARDATAESLYNDILDRSGAYRHKSVITPTAEGDRELIDSGRDITTSDGVTVKQYEEARAAGTIGLLLPAKRLRRGVGHKTADIKSAAAPAADLDQPEENPTAVACQAMGWELNKGVSPNQTVNLDSVAEASRTQTLGNAMDEGVRQYQEMLPLTPKDLRLLNWHFANLEYANATNIGNLSLSGWDQDMGNEFYGPHSQVVGGYQRVPYGLWQHPTKLDVRTNKIVSRVTYDTADKHKTVVHCEDGDSVAADMVVYTGSLGTLKHRSVQFSPPLPGWKQGAIDRLGFGVMNKVILAFEQPFWDTERDMFGLLREPNNRESMIQEEYAANRGRFYLFWNCMKTTGLPVLIALMAGDSAHQAERTPDAEIITEVMSQLRNVFKQVAVPDPLETIITRWASDKFTRGTYSYVAADALPEDYDLMAKPIGNLYFAGEATCGTHPATVHGAYLSGLRAASEIIDSILGPIPIPNPLVPEKNKATNSSMSNGTPLGTPHIPLDTGTPEIPIQQQPHPPTSNSGSASRASYDQAMLAAIYTETGPPVPRPARTGLNPFLLYQKDFWPKARAQCDATHQLETNNPSAKAPRDSVRAALGLMWRQAPEEIKRPYLEQAEVNRQTNAEIAAKWKRDNAEWEEKSAAAKKRWREENPFERWLAMEAGEPPSKKVNNSSSASSSLKRDVAGAPIVTTTATPSGLPSHLAGTGMQNGTANGAVNGAGNIANIPTTTTITNGIASAPVTNTFPFSNTQQTSLPQPTDQPNHINSQ; translated from the coding sequence ATGACGGACGGTACAGCTTCCTTGGCTGCACGCCCCCCAGCAGGATACTCCTCTCAGGCGGGTGTCTTCCGTCAATATATTCCATCGAACTCCATCAGCAGTAATGGATATCCTTCGAAAcagccgctgccgctgcagccaAATGGGGTACAATTCGAGTACGGGATGACCAATCCATACTCGTCCCAGAATCATGTCCTTGCTGCAGGCCCTCAAAAATCTAGAAATGTGCCTAACGGTATTAACTCTGGAAACAAAAACATGGATTACTTGACCTATGAGCTGGTTACAGAGACCAACGCCAGCACGCCTAATGATTCTACCACTACTTCGTTTCCATCTGCCTCCAGCAATGGAAAATCTACTCCGCCGTCGACGATCGTAAATTTCAATTCGGCCACTGCCTCTATAGGCCCGATCCCTTCTGATGAGAGCTCTGATTATTCGAAATATCGCCCACGATCATCCATCCCCTCGCGTCTTCCGGCGCCAATATACGCCCAACAATGCGTGGTGGCAGCGTACTCATCAAGGCTCAACCCCTATGCCCTTCATCGTAAAGAGCAAGAGGCTTTGCAGGACTACTTGTGTCACCTTCATGTTACCGTCTACCTTAATATACGTAATGGGATTTTACGACTTTGGACCCGTAATCCCATGGTTAGTGTGACTAAAGAGGAGGCGCTGGGATGTGCCAAAGACTACCGCTGGATGAACCTTGCTTCGTTTGCATACGAATGGCTTGTGCGAAATGGATACATCAACTTCGGCTGTGTCGAGATTCCCCCAGCCTTGGTCCCCCCAAAGAAGGGCCGCCGGAGAGAAGGCCCCGTGATTGTTATCATTGGAGCTGGAATGGCAGGCCTGGGCTGTGCGCGGCAGCTAGAAGGATTCTTCAATCATTACCATGATATTTACTCTTCTCCCCGTGTTATCTTGCTCGAGGGTAGGCGCAGAATTGGAGGGCGTATATACTCTCATCCGTTACGAAGCCTTCAGTCCTCTACGCTACCCGCGGGCCTTGTTCCGAAGGCCGAGATGGGTGCTcagattgttgttggattTGAGCATGGTAATCCATTAGACCAGATCATACGAGGCCAGTTGGCGCTTTCGTATCATTTGCTACGTGATCTATCTACCATTTACGATGTAGATGGTTCCCCAGTGGATGAAGCGCGAGATGCAACAGCTGAAAGCCTCTATAATGATATACTAGATCGATCCGGGGCGTATCGACACAAATCGGTTATAACACCGACGGCAGAAGGAGATCGCGAACTTATCGATTCAGGACGTGACATAACAACGAGTGACGGGGTCACAGTCAAACAGTACGAAGAGGCAAGGGCAGCCGGAACTATTGGCCTACTGCTTCCAGCGAAACGCCTTCGTCGCGGTGTAGGCCACAAAACGGCAGATATCAAGTCAGCCGCAGCTCCCGCGGCGGATCTTGACCAGCCAGAAGAAAACCCAACTGCCGTTGCCTGTCAGGCGATGGGCTGGGAACTCAACAAAGGGGTCTCGCCAAACCAAACCGTTAATCTGGACTCGGTTGCCGAAGCATCAAGGACCCAAACCTTGGGTAACGCAATGGACGAGGGCGTCCGTCAGTACCAGGAAATGCTACCCCTAACTCCAAAGGATTTGCGGTTGCTCAATTGGCACTTTGCAAACCTTGAATatgccaatgccaccaaTATAGGCAATCTGAGTCTTTCTGGGTGGGACCAAGATATGGGGAACGAGTTTTATGGACCACACTCGCAGGTTGTCGGAGGATACCAGCGAGTACCTTACGGACTATGGCAGCACCCAACGAAGCTCGACGTCCGCACAAACAAAATAGTCTCGCGTGTTACATATGACACTGCCGACAAACACAAAACGGTGGTACATTGTGAGGACGGTGATTCAGTTGCCGCAGACATGGTAGTCTACACAGGGTCTCTAGGTACCTTGAAGCACCGATCTGTGCAGTTTTCTCCGCCTCTACCTGGGTGGAAACAGGGAGCAATCGATCGGCTTGGCTTTGGAGTGATGAACAAAGTAATATTAGCATTCGAGCAACCTTTCTGGGACACCGAAAGAGACATGTTTGGCCTTCTACGTGAGCCAAATAACAGAGAAAGTATGATCCAAGAGGAGTATGCCGCAAATAGAGGCCGCTTCTACTTGTTTTGGAACTGCATGAAAACCACCGGGCTTCCGGTTCTGATTGCTCTAATGGCTGGAGATTCCGCTCATCAAGCGGAACGTACTCCTGATGCTGAAATAATTACTGAGGTCATGAGTCAGCTGCGTAACGTTTTCAAACAAGTCGCTGTTCCCGATCCTTTGGAAACTATCATTACCCGCTGGGCGAGCGACAAGTTTACCAGGGGAACCTACTCCTATGTTGCAGCAGACGCACTTCCAGAAGACTACGATTTAATGGCCAAACCAATCGGAAACTTGTACTTTGCAGGCGAAGCCACCTGTGGCACTCACCCGGCCACCGTCCACGGCGCATACCTCTCAGGACTACGAGCAGCATCCGAGATCATCGACTCCATCCTAGGCCCTATCCCGATTCCAAACCCTCTCGTCCCAGAAAAGAACAAGGCCACAAACTCAAGCATGTCCAATGGCACACCCCTCGGCACCCCGCACATCCCACTAGACACCGGAACGCCAGAAATCCcaatccaacaacaaccacatccaCCAACATCCAACTCTGGATCCGCCTCCCGGGCCTCCTACGACCAGGCCATGCTCGCAGCTATTTACACCGAAACCGGTCCCCCCGTCCCCCGTCCGGCCCGCACAGGCCTTaaccccttcctcctctACCAAAAAGACTTCTGGCCCAAAGCCCGCGCTCAATGCGACGCCACCCACCAACTCGAAACCAACAACCCGTCCGCAAAAGCACCCCGCGATTCTGTCCGTGCAGCCCTCGGCCTCATGTGGCGCCAAGCTCCCGAGGAAATAAAACGGCCGTACCTCGAGCAGGCGGAAGTCAATCGGCAAACAAATGCCGAGATTGCGGCGAAATGGAAGAGGGACAACGCCGAGTGGGAGGAGAAATCGGCTGCGGCGAAGAAGCGCTGGCGAGAGGAGAATCCGTTTGAGAGATGGCTTGCTATGGAGGCGGGTGAGCCGCCTAGTAAGAAGGTGAAtaattcttcttctgcttcttcgtctttgaAGAGGGACGTGGCTGGAGCACCTATTGTCACCACCACTGCTACTCCGTCTGGGTTACCCTCTCATTTAGCGGGAACGGGCATGCAAAATGGAACCGCCAACGGAGCTGTCAACGGCGCTGGCAATATCGCGAATATTCCTACGACTACCACGATAACGAATGGTATTGCATCAGCGCCAGTAACGAATACGTTTCCTTTCTCGAATACTCAACAGACTAGCTTACCGCAACCGACTGATCAGCCGAACCATATCAATTCTCAATGA
- a CDS encoding uncharacterized protein (COG:K;~EggNog:ENOG410Q2S4;~TransMembrane:1 (o20-37i)), whose amino-acid sequence MFTSKVGDQPMEPPERNASFALSCLLIGFAFGFPLAVETRSELGRKTAESGSDSGANNALDELVGVFNLIRKMISYSTPAMDGVHMSELGGLLFVGQGLGHELGPEQQGQTQAEAQTQAQPSHHAINNLNTLLNKLYPPHHKTHQIISSTLSYLSKLLTGLDANAELVSLSFMWVCDVPAEFIDLVQVYDPLALVVLAHYCVVLHRLRERWWIATWGERVLDDIKGILGVAWSGEVEWAVGMVNQG is encoded by the coding sequence ATGTTCACATCAAAAGTCGGGGATCAACCCATGGAACCCCCCGAGCGTAATGCAAGTTTTGCCCTGTCGTGTCTGCTTATTGGGTTTGCGTTTGGGTTTCCGTTGGCTGTTGAGACGCGGTCCGAGTTGGGCAGGAAGACGGCTGAGAGTGGTAGTGATAGTGGTGCGAATAATGCGCTGGATGAACTGGTTGGAGTCTTCAACCTCATACGCAAAATGATAAGCTATTCGACGCCTGCTATGGACGGGGTGCATATGAGCGAGCTAGGTGGTCTTCTCTTCGTTGGACAGGGGCTGGGACATGAACTGGGACCGGAACAGCAGGGACAAACACAGGCAGAGGCACAGACACAAGCACAGCCCTCCCACCACGCAATaaacaacctcaacaccctGCTAAACAAACTCTACCCACCGCACCACAAAACCCACCAAATAATCTCCTCAACTCTATCCTACCTCTCTAAACTCCTAACAGGCCTAGACGCAAACGCCGAACTAGTCTCTCTGAGCTTCATGTGGGTCTGCGACGTGCCAGCCGAATTCATCGATCTTGTTCAAGTCTATGATCCGCTtgcgctggtggtgttggcaCACTACTGTGTTGTCCTTCATCGGCTAAGAGAGCGTTGGTGGATTGCGACTTGGGGGGAGAGGGTGCTTGATGACATTAAGGGGATTTTGGGGGTGGCTTGGAGTGGGGAGGTTGAGTGGGCGGTTGGAATGGTTAACCAGGGTTAA
- the trr1 gene encoding thioredoxin-disulfide reductase TRR1 (BUSCO:EOG0926386D;~COG:O;~EggNog:ENOG410PF9Q;~InterPro:IPR023753,IPR005982,IPR008255,IPR036188;~PFAM:PF13738,PF00070,PF07992;~go_component: GO:0005737 - cytoplasm [Evidence IEA];~go_function: GO:0004791 - thioredoxin-disulfide reductase activity [Evidence IEA];~go_function: GO:0016491 - oxidoreductase activity [Evidence IEA];~go_process: GO:0019430 - removal of superoxide radicals [Evidence IEA];~go_process: GO:0055114 - oxidation-reduction process [Evidence IEA]), with translation MVHTKVVIIGSGPAAHTAAIYLSRAELKPVLYEGMLANGTAAGGQLTTTTDVENFPGFPDGINGSELMDAMRKQSIRFGTEVITETISRIDLSQKPFKLWTEWNDGPDNQPAHTADAVIIATGANARRLNLPGEEVYWQNGISACAVCDGAVPIFRNKPLYVIGGGDSAAEEAMFLAKYGSNVTVLVRRDKLRASKAMANRLLAHPKVNVRFNSVATEVLGEQKKNGLMTHLRVKDTVTGEEEVVDANGLFYAVGHDPATALIKGQIDVDEDGYIATVAGTSVTSREGVFACGDVQDKRYRQAITSAGSGCIAALEAERFIAENETNGELPAAHANPAL, from the exons ATGGTTCACACGAAAGTAGTCA TCATCGGCTCTGGCCCCGCCGCTCACACCGCTGCCATCTACCTGTCGCGTGCGGAGCTTAAGCCCGTCCTCTATGAGGGTATGCTGGCCAACGGCACCGCTGCAGGTGGCCAGCTTACTACCACCACCGATGTCGAGAACTTCCCCGGTTTCCCTGACGGCATCAACGGATCGGAGCTCATGGATGCCATGCGCAAACAATCCATCCGATTCGGAACCGAAGTGATCACCGAGACAATCTCGCGGATCGATCTGTCGCAGAAGCCTTTCAAGCTCTGGACGGAGTGGAATGACGGTCCCGACAACCAGCCTGCCCACACCGCTGATGCTGTTATCATTGCTACCGGTGCCAATGCCCGCCGTCTCAACCTGCCTGGTGAGGAGGTCTACTGGCAGAACGGAATCAGTGCCTGCGCTGTGTGCGATGGTGCTGTTCCTATCTTCCGCAACAAGCCCCTCTACGTtattggtggtggtgactCTGCCGCTGAAGAGGCCATGTTCTTGGCCAAGTACGGCTCCAACGTCACCGTGCTTGTTCGCCGTGACAAGCTCCGTGcctccaaggccatggccaacCGTCTCCTGGCCCACCCCAAGGTCAACGTCCGCTTCAACTCTGTCGCCACTGAGGTTCTCGgtgagcagaagaagaacggtCTGATGACCCACCTCCGCGTCAAGGACACCGTcactggcgaggaggaagttgTTGATGCCAACGGTCTTTTCTACGCCGTCGGTCACGACCCCGCCACTGCTCTGATTAAGGGCCAGATTGAcgtcgatgaggatggttACATCGCCACTGTTGCTGGCACCAGCGTCACCAGCCGCGAGGGCGTGTTTGCTTGCGGTGATGTGCAAGACAAGCGTTACCGCCAGGCCATCACCAGTGCTG GATCTGGTTGCATTGCTGCTCTCGAGGCCGAACGATTCATCGCCGAGAATGAAACAAACGGAGAGCTTCCCGCTGCTCACGCCAACCCCGCTCTGTAA
- a CDS encoding DUF3237 domain-containing protein (COG:S;~EggNog:ENOG410PRGU;~InterPro:IPR020915;~PFAM:PF11578;~SECRETED:SignalP(1-26)), with translation MFTQLRNFVVAALTIQSFTGSPVVSAASPQPPELSYLYTAFVYCKGSLMNEDGPRGIRRAIPIVGGNFTGPRLSGSILDVGADWGTVDPKTEIFSADTRYNLRTGDGADIFVQTSGPKAPSGNLHLRLVFETGHENYYWLNNVVGEFCSEWRERV, from the exons ATGTTTACCCAACTACGCAACTTCGTCGTGGCAGCACTGACAATCCAGAGCTTCACTGGATCCCCAGTCGTCAGCGCTGCTAGCCCCCAGCCACCGGAACTGTCATACCTCTACACAGCTTTCGTGTACTGTAAGGGGTCACTGATGAACGAAGACGGACCGCGGGGTATCCGAAGGGCAATTCCCATAGTCGGAGGTAACTTCACCGGTCCACGGCTGTCTG GGAGCATCCTCGACGTTGGCGCCGACTGGGGTACCGTGGATCCTAAAACCGAGATCTTCTCCGCCGACACACGGTATAACCTGCGCACTGGCGATGGGGCGGACATCTTCGTGCAGACGTCCGGCCCGAAGGCGCCCTCGGGGAACCTGCACCTGCGGCTGGTGTTTGAGACCGGGCATGAGAACTACTATTGGCTGAATAatgttgttggtgagttCTGTTCCGAGTGGCGAGAGCGAGTTTAG
- the TVP38 gene encoding TVP38/TMEM64 family protein (COG:U;~EggNog:ENOG410PINQ;~InterPro:IPR032816;~PFAM:PF09335;~TransMembrane:5 (o79-102i122-140o160-181i236-255o275-296i)), translating to MPADYASTARALSVSDSSSRTPSPLGEGARPPWSKATTDTRNNAGFSTRRSNPAPKQGIMARLNAINERVLATWRKMTFWQRVGSVLAVIGVNLLGLGFLYFTGRVFQWLGPVAEKWEHSGLVFFLLWLCVFFVSFPPLVGWSTFGTVSGYIFGVWKGWGLYASATILGSTCSFIASRTVLSKFVQRLVSRDKRFAALSLTLKYDGLKLLCMIRLCPLPYSICNGAISTFPTVEPLMYGLATAIISPKLLVPAFIGSRLRILYEKGEDMSTGSKLVNIFSIIISIAAGIFTGWYIYKRTLARAKELEDRERDDIRHSLEADHAAHRPHRAFSDDPNVNAAATTLARDEEERIGFNDFDDDNVDLVIDDDDRSPLRSKSPYRDEFTDNESDVFRDGDGTEGETYTLHTHVRQG from the exons ATGCCCGCCGACTACGCCTCTACGGCGCGGGCTCTTTCTGTTTCAGATTCTTCGTCTCGTACTCCTTCTCCGCTGGGGGAGGGTGCTCGTCCACCATGGAGTAAAGCCACAACCGACACTCGGAACAACGCCGGCTTCTCTACACGGAGATCAAATCCTGCCCCGAAGCAAGGCATCATGGCTCGCTTGAATGCAATAAATGAGCGCGTGCTAGCAACATGGCGAAAAATGACATTTTGGCAAAGAGTCGGTAGCGTTCTGGCTGTTATCGGCGTTAATCTTTTGGGACTCGGCTTCCTATATTTCACGGGAAGAGTCTTTCAATGGCTCGGACCGGTTGCTGAGAAATGGGAGCATTCAGGCCTAGTCTTCTTTTTGCTGTGGCTTTGTGTATTTTTCGTCTCGTTCCCTCCATTGGTTGGGTGGTCCACGTTCGGGACAGTTTCTGGCTATATATTCGGAGTTTGGAAAGG CTGGGGGCTTTATGCGTCGGCTACGATATTAGGATCGACATGCTCTTTCATCGCATCCCGAACAGTCCTCTCCAAGTTTGTCCAACGACTTGTATCGCGCGACAAGCGATTCGCAGCTCTTTCCCTGACACTGAAGTATGACGGGCTCAAGCTGCTATGCATGATTCGTCTTTGTCCATTGCCGTACTCAATATGCAATGGGGCGATTTCGACTTTCCCCACGGTTGAGCCACTGATGTACGGGCTTGCCACTGCCATTATTTCCCCAAAGTTACTTGTGCCCGCCTTTATTGGCAGTCGTTTGCGCATACTATACGAAAAAGGGGAGGATATGAGTACAGGTTCGAAACTCGTCAATAttttcagcatcatcattTCCATAGCCGCAGGGATCTTTACCGGATGGTATATTTATAAGAG AACCCTGGCGCGTGCCAAAGAACTAGAGGATAGAGAAAGAGACGATATCCGACATTCTCTCGAAGCCGACCATGCTGCTCACCGTCCACACCGAGCATTTTCGGATGATCCCAATGTCAATGCCGCGGCAACGACTCTCGCgcgcgatgaagaagaacgcaTTGGATTTAACGATtttgatgatgataatgtTGACCTGGTTatcgacgatgacgaccgGTCTCCCCTGCGGTCAAAATCCCCTTACCGAGATGAGTTTACCGACAACGAGTCGGACGTCTTTcgagatggcgatgggacGGAAGGCGAAACATACACGCTACATACCCATGTCAGACAGGGTTGA
- a CDS encoding CCCH zinc finger and SMR domain protein (COG:L;~EggNog:ENOG410QE6U;~InterPro:IPR002625,IPR013899,IPR036063,IPR000571, IPR036855;~PFAM:PF01713,PF14608,PF08590;~go_function: GO:0046872 - metal ion binding [Evidence IEA]) → MVAEELLEDCLQILQDKSLDEEDQVEKIEDFLREKTSLSGTSLENAVLDILWRHRNRTLPDSSPPPARPTVIRRSSPAPWQMARSSTPLSPHSNLGTSPGSTSWLQNSRSGLPRAPLSSTVSPFTSPRPSPRLALAQPIPHSPNLNAYEFSDQSHLSDFYGDFGNDSNVDWLVADDAMSTTSSAGGFSIHGNLSATAPEFVPDMSPHDILRTVLGDKRSNEEIETALEENGYDLGATMAALTQGTDGGSASSMPDDSRVVVGKSMSVESHKGTATPVQNRSPVVCKYWLSTGQCLRADCRFSHDLTSHLCKYWVMGNCLAGDGCPFSHDPSALVANLSVDGNPSVTSAGIAFQVDNAPDAFPPLQSTPGATDQWGGGKYPGYLFGFPGGKNASHLGGKRNGSMTSLSRPHSRPGSRHQHRELNPAAISVDDPDAFPTLAAVNAKNSGKKNHGRKNRDNTSNRDNVPASLADVVRMSPSPAPGKGKSSSKHSREGKGRENSAAAQAIPAPQHIPWLETGSRTNQQYIKYRTEAIRHGTVRNKFLQSAAQAWNRNDARAAKALSLRGQAENEAMRKCHREAARQLYEERNKHLLTAGLDDASEELYVDLHGLHPEEAIEYLEKILLQHAREGRRIIYAITGTGHHSKNGKDKIGKAVKAWLNEWKYLFREFSVPGERGGYVGGILGIDPSSYDKALAKSLEETGDGNEDEAGSQPVLTMGKIQLLKRGDIEPPQ, encoded by the exons ATGGTCGCGGAGGAGCTCCTGGAGGACTgtctccagatcctccaggaTAAATCccttgatgaagaagaccaggtCGAAAAGATCGAGGACTTTCTCCGCGAAAAGACCTCCTTATCGGGAACGTCACTTGAGAATGCtgtcctcgatatcctctggcGACATCGAAACCGCACATTGCCGGATTCCTCCCCACCACCGGCCCGTCCTACAGTTATTCGCCGCTCATCCCCTGCCCCTTGGCAGATGGCTCGATCGTCCACACCGTTGTCCCCCCATTCGAATTTAGGGACCAGCCCTGGCAGCACATCATGGTTACAAAATTCTCGAAGCGGTCTTCCACGGGCACCTCTATCCTCTACAGTGTCGCCATTTACATCTCCTCGCCCGTCCCCAAGACTCGCTCTTGCTCAGCCCATTCCGCACTCCCCGAACTTGAACGCGTATGAATTCTCAGATCAAAGCCACCTATCAGACTTCTATGGTGATTTTGGCAATGATAGTAATGTGGACTGGCTGGTGGCCGATGATGCGATGAGCACAACCTCGTCTGCGGGTGGTTTCAGCATTCACGGCAACCTGAGCGCTACGGCTCCTGAATTCGTTCCCGATATGAGCCCTCACGACATTCTGCGCACGGTGCTTGGAGACAAACGATCCAATGAGGAAATAGAAACCGCTCTCGAAGAAAACGGGTATGACCTAGGCGCCACAATGGCCGCTCTAACCCAAGGAACCGATGGCGGATCGGCGTCTAGTATGCCAGACGACAGCCGTGTTGTCGTAGGAAAGTCCATGTCAGTGGAATCTCACAAAGGCACTGCAACTCCCGTTCAAAATCGTAGTCCGGTGGTTTGCAAGTATTGGCTATCCACTGGTCAATGCCTTCGCGCAGATTGTCGCTTCAGCCATGATCTCACTAGCCATCTTTGCAA ATACTGGGTAATGGGAAATTGCCTAGCTGGCGACGGATGCCCATTTTCTCACGACCCCTCTGCACTTGTCGCAAACCTTAGTGTTGACGGCAACCCATCGGTTACGTCAGCCGGCATCGCTTTTCAGGTAGATAATGCACCAGATGCGTTTCCTCCGTTGCAATCGACTCCAGGAGCCACAGATCAGTGGGGAGGAGGCAAATATCCAGGTTATCTATTTGGCTTCCCCGGAGGCAAAAATGCATCGCACCTTGGAGGCAAACGGAATGGAAGTATGACGAGTCTATCGCGCCCTCACTCACGGCCAGGGAGCCGACATCAGCACCGAGAACTCAACCCAGCAGCTATATCGGTCGATGACCCGGATGCCTTCCCTACTCTTGCTGCTGTTAATGCGAAGAAttcagggaagaagaaccacGGGAGAAAGAACCGTGACAATACTTCAAATCGGGACAACGTGCCTGCTTCTCTGGCGGATGTTGTGCGCAtgtctccatctccggcTCCAGGAAAGGGGAAGTCCTCATCCAAGCATAGCCGAGAAGGAAAAGGCCGTGAAAATAGCGCCGCTGCGCAAGCAATTCCGGCTCCACAGCATATTCCTTGGCTTGAAACCGGCTCTCGAACAAACCAACAGTATATTAAATACCGAACCGAGGCGATCCGCCACGGTACAGTGAGAAATAAGTTCCTCCAAAG TGCTGCTCAAGCCTGGAACAGAAACGACGCACGAGCCGCTAAGGCTCTGTCTCTACGTGGACAGGCGGAAAATGAAGCCATGCGCAAATGCCATCGAGAGGCCGCACGACAACTCTACGAAGAGCGCAACAAACATCTGCTTACTGCTGGCCTGGACGATGCATCCGAGGAACTCTACGTCGATTTACACGGATTACACCCCGAAGAAGCAATCGAGTATCTAGAGAAAATCCTTCTCCAACACGCTCGAGAAGGCCGGCGAATCATCTACGCCATTACCGGTACAGGACACCACTCCAAGAACGGCAAAGATAAGATCGGAAAGGCAGTTAAGGCCTGGCTGAACGAGTGGAAATATCTATTCCGAGAGTTCAGCGTCCCCGGTGAACGAGGTGGGTACGTAGGCGGTATTTTGGGCATTGACCCATCGAGCTATGATAAGGCTCTGGCCAAGAGCCTTGAGGAGACTGGTGATGGaaatgaagacgaagctgggAGTCAACCTGTCCTTACGATGGGCAagatccagctcctcaaacGTGGGGATATAGAACCGCCACAGTAA
- a CDS encoding uncharacterized protein (TransMembrane:1 (o107-127i)), protein MPEDRSRSAAVDGGELVIHRSSYQEALEIGDNVRFNLMLVFTGIFTDHVVDNLPECKPQSKQSVVAMLWLCRVYESYNWVRTSSLIMLQLRLLLHQDHSLRFLPVQAYIILSFLSISLSLSSALRVLTC, encoded by the exons ATGCCTGAGGATCGGAGTCGATCTGCCGCGGTTGATGGTGGCGAGCTGGTGATACACCGGTCGTCGTACCAAGAGGCACTGGAAATTGGGGACAATGTCCGGTTTAATCTTATGCTAGTATTCACTGGGATATTTACAGACCACGTTGTAGATAATTTACCAGAGTGCAAACCCCAGAGTAAGCAGTCAGTCGTCGCTATGTTGTGGCTGTGCCGGGT TTACGAAAGTTACAACTGGGTCCGGACATCGTCACTCATaatgctccagctccgcctTTTGCTCCATCAAGACCACTCCTTGCGCTTCCTTCCTGTTCAAGCTTATATcattctctcctttctctctatctctctctctctttcttcagcTCTTCGGGTTCTTACGTGCTGA